The following proteins are encoded in a genomic region of Nicotiana sylvestris chromosome 4, ASM39365v2, whole genome shotgun sequence:
- the LOC104227202 gene encoding UPF0496 protein At1g20180-like has product MNQHLLLKLCHNTFSEILLEPSQETIISILESTNFPSKKYDLKSLLSNYFNISAEASKFCSHILKSINQVQSDYGFVEQVLDSIDNCSNGDQFGYLLLELRSFIIHNNPFSDLKKQDFTRINDEYSSVLQRLKSKKKRVARKIKLIKCVNKTSGVCVTAACGLVVVAALVLATHALAASVMGPAILSRTLKPLKKKIMNIRFLKCGFLRKAGEQLDVAAKGTYILNMDFDTMSRLVARLHNEIDHNKAMIQLCLDRREDRFSLEVLKELKKSNIGFKKPVEELEEHVYLCLLTINRARALVIKEIAKSYENKNEGSC; this is encoded by the coding sequence ATGAACCAACATCTCCTTCTCAAGTTATGCCACAATACATTCTCAGAAATCCTCCTTGAGCCAAGTCAAGAGACAATAATATCCATTCTTGAATCAACTAATTTTCCATCCAAAAAATATGATCTCAAAtctcttctttccaattacttcAATATAAGTGCCGAAGCATCAAAATTCTGCAGCCACATCCTTAAAAGCATTAACCAAGTCCAATCCGACTATGGTTTCGTCGAACAAGTCCTTGACTCGATTGATAATTGTTCCAATGGTGACCAATTTGGTTACCTATTACTCGAGCTTCGATCTTTTATCATCCACAACAACCCTTTTTCCGACCTCAAAAAACAAGATTTTACGCGAATTAATGATGAATATTCATCGGTGTTACAACGTTTGAAATCCAAGAAGAAAAGAGTTGCTAGGAAAATTAAATTGATCAAATGTGTCAATAAGACTTCTGGGGTATGTGTGACGGCAGCTTGTGGACTAGTTGTTGTGGCAGCTTTGGTACTAGCAACACATGCTCTTGCTGCAAGTGTGATGGGGCCAGCAATTTTAAGTAGGACCTTAAAGCCATTAAAGAAGAAAATTATGAATATTCGATTCTTGAAATGTGGATTTCTAAGGAAAGCTGGAGAACAACTTGATGTAGCAGCCAAAGGTACTTATATTTTGAACATGGATTTTGACACAATGAGTAGGCTCGTGGCTCGACTTCATAATGAGATTGATCATAATAAGGCAATGATTCAATTGTGTTTGGATAGAAGGGAAGATAGGTTTTCATTGGAAgtgttgaaagagttgaagaagaGTAATATTGGGTTCAAGAAACCAGTGGAGGAGCTTGAAGAACATGTTTACTTGTGTCTTTTAACGATTAATCGTGCTAGAGCTCTGGTCATTAAGGAAATTGCAAAATCATATGAGAACAAAAATGAAGGTAGTTGCTAA